DNA from Arthrobacter sp. StoSoilB19:
AACCCAGCCCAAGGTCCGTAATGGCAACCACCCGCAGGTCAAAGCCGAGGGTGCGGCCAAGCGCATCCCCTCTGGTGGCAATCAGTTCGGCCAGGGTCCGGTTGACGCCGCCGAACCCGATCAGCGCGATGTCGTAGGTGGTCATTGCTACTCCCTTGAGGTGGTTGTTGTTGCTCCCATCCTGTGCCCACCCGGTGTCCGTTGAGGCATGTCCAAACGCTCCGCCGGGGAGGCGAAACGACCATCTGAAGGGCAAATCGACATACGGAGTAACAGCAATAAACGTGCAACATTCGCATTTGAATATGATTTTGATGACTAAAAATGCCACTTTGTGTTACTTTCGTCACTGTCGACGCGCTTAAAGCTTTCATGGACCGGCACCCGAACCGCGGCCGTCCTTCCGACCATCCCCCACTGGAGGCACCACTTGGAATCTTCGACCCCCCTCACCCTCAAGCCGGAGCCGGACGCACCGCCGTCAACGGAATCAGGGCTCCGCCGCTCCATGGGGCCCCGGCACCTTGTCATGATCGCCATGGGCGGCGTGATTGGTTCCGGACTGTTCCTCAGCTCGGGCTACACCATTTCCCAGGCCGGCCCGCTGGGTGCCGTTCTCGCCTACCTCGTCGGTGCCTTCGTGGTTTACCTGGTCATGGCCTGCTTGGGGGAGCTCGCCATCGCCTACCCCGTCTCCGGTGCGTTCCATATCTATGCTTCCCGGTCCATTGGTCCCGCCACGGGATTCGCCACCGCCTGGCTCTACTGGCTGTGCTGGGCGGTCGCCATCGGATCGGAGTTCACAGCCTCGGGCCTGCTGATGCAGCGCTGGTTCCCGGGCGTTGACGTCTGGGTCTGGTGCCTGATCTTCGCCGCAACGTTGTTCGGCCTCAACGCCGTGTCATCCAAGTTCTTCGGTGAGTCGGAATTCTGGTTCGCCATCATCAAAGTGGGCGCCATCATCGGGCTCATCGTCCTGGGCGGGGCAGCCCTCCTGGGCTTCCACCCGCTCAGCGCATCGGGCAACCATCCCTTCCTGTTCGAAAACTTCAACACCGAGGGAGGGCTGTTTCCCAACGGTTTCACCGGCGTTCTGGTGACGGCGCTCGCAGTCTTCTATGCCTTCTCAGGCTCTGAACTGATCGGCGTCGCCGCAGGGGAGACGAAGGATCCCGCCACCAGCATTCCCAAAGCGATGCGCAGTACGGTCATCCGCCTCCTGGTGTTCTTCGTCGG
Protein-coding regions in this window:
- a CDS encoding amino acid permease — its product is MESSTPLTLKPEPDAPPSTESGLRRSMGPRHLVMIAMGGVIGSGLFLSSGYTISQAGPLGAVLAYLVGAFVVYLVMACLGELAIAYPVSGAFHIYASRSIGPATGFATAWLYWLCWAVAIGSEFTASGLLMQRWFPGVDVWVWCLIFAATLFGLNAVSSKFFGESEFWFAIIKVGAIIGLIVLGGAALLGFHPLSASGNHPFLFENFNTEGGLFPNGFTGVLVTALAVFYAFSGSELIGVAAGETKDPATSIPKAMRSTVIRLLVFFVGAIAVIAATIPYQEVGLDESPFVTVFTATGVPFAADLMNFVIITALLSAGNSGLFSCARMLYSLADEGHAPRALKKLTKRGIPMTALSVSMLGGLASLISSVVAPETVYLVLVSVAGFAVVGVWMSITASHFFHRRSFVRNGGDVSTLSYRAPLFPLVPVLAFTLCTVSLVGIAFDPAQVAALYFGIPFVAACYGYFHIRHGRRAAAEKTAQG